A window of Pristis pectinata isolate sPriPec2 chromosome 18, sPriPec2.1.pri, whole genome shotgun sequence genomic DNA:
GCACAAATCTCCCACGTagttaataaatatattttcttgcCAGTTGTGAACACACAATGCTGGACAACACGCTCCAAGTGTAAGTAAGTAATTGGCATTGACTAGGACCAAGGACTTGGGTACAGTTCTCTGCTTTGGTAATATTGGGGGTTGGTTCTAGTCTGGTGCAATAGGAGGACATTAAAGAACAAACAACTACTGTAGGTCTGAAGATTGACAATATGATTGTCCTGTTATCAAGTGTTCCTGTGATGGAGGAAAAATAGTGGCACCATAAGATTGTAAAAGGGAGGCCTGAAGTTTGCCTCAATTGTAGGCTAATTCCATGCGAGATGTGATTCATTGGTAGACCTCTGGTATGTCGGCAGTGAAGGGCAAGAAATTCCCACATGACAGTATTTGGGAGTTTCTAAGTAGTGATTCCTAACCTTGGCCTCAAAAAATGCCTGACAGGTATTGTAATGCATATTCTTGGCACAGTTCGTGCCAGTATTCCATCCTGTACAACCCTTTAGTGTCCCTAAAGCTCAATTTgtgcttctaattttttttttgacaatGAGACCTTAAGTATGAATACGTATTAAAAGATGCAAGGCTACCATATTTTTAGaacaatgcaaattaaaattgAATTGCATAATAAAACTTCAAGATTATGATCCACAGAAAGCTGGAGCTGACTCAAACTAACATTCTAATGGCTGCTTCTGAAGTAAATTCAGCTAATGACTTGCCAGTATGAGATGTGGGTGTAAGAGGTGTCTGTGGTGCCACTTCCTGATTTCCTCTCAGTCTTCCAGAGGCAGTTGAGGGTAATCCACGAGCTGCTGGATTTCGACTGTGCCTCATTCTTTCCTCACGTTCCCTGCGTTCCCGATCTTCATCTGCTGCTCTGTTGGCCCCCTGAAATGAGGAGGGAAGAAAccttatgcaaaaaaaaagtcaatcaatTCCCTTTGCAGAAATTAACTAAGTAATCTAACAAGTGACTTGTTCAGCATTATCCTATCTCGTTTATAAAGAcatctgaaaataaaactgaactgCTTAGtaggctgggcagcatctataAAAAGATAAACAAAGCAGGTCAATGATTAattcatcagaactagggaagtttacaacaaaataaataaactttaaGAAATTACAGAATCAAGAAAAAGAGGAGGGGAAGAatgaaagggaatatctgtgaaaaGCAGGACAGAACGACAAATGGAAGGTTTTGATTCAGTAAGAAATAAAAGACATCAAAGCTGAAACAAGAAAAGCAGAATCATTATCAAGGTTGTTGTTGGAAAAATCTAAAAAATCTAAAAGAGAAGGTATATATGATGTAGTTTCCAAAGGTTGTTGAATATGTAACAAGAGACATGAATCCAGAATTATTGAGATGAAAATGAACAAGTGaatttaaactttctccccccCACTTCAAGCTATGAAAGGCATGAACACTTTACCAAAAATAATTGCAGGCGcaaattaaaaaaagacatttacaTAATTGAAAAGAATGAGGAAAGAGGATTGCAAAAGATAGTTATACACTTAGCAAAAGCATGAGTGGGTTAATGGCCTTCTATGCACTAACCTTTATGACTTTGGTTAAAAGAAAAGGACATTTATTTAAGCACAGAAAGCATCTAACAACAAGGTACAAGAGCACTCTGCTCTTCTGTGTTAGCAAGGGGTCTTAAATCAGAACCAAAGAAAAGCTTGAGGGGCTCAGATGAATACTATTTCTCCTGAGGTTGCATTCCCCTCAACACTCCAAGTGCTGCTGGAGATCATACATTTAAATTCTGCAGTGAGGCTCAACCCACACACTTAACAAGAGACTGAAATGCTTTTAACCACCCTGATCCAAATAATCATTAAAAGTCCCAAAACCAAGAAAGACTGCTATATTTGTTAAACAGATTATCAACTGGTAATGAAGTACATTTCTAATGCCAAAGTAGAACTGAATATTTATGAAACATATAGAACAGTTGtcttaaacacaaattatacgtACAAACTTGAGCATGTTCCAGTCAAAGACATAGTCATAGGAGAAGCCTTGTCGGTGGAAGAGGTTTCGAAATAATTGCCTTAAGTAAGAGTAATCTGGTTTGTCATCAAAACGCAGGGAGCGGCAGAAGTTCAAGTATGTGGCAAACTCGGCTGTGGGGAAATGGGAAAAAGGAACAGTAAATTGGTTACATTCCCAAACTTTGTGCTACATACCAACATCTTGCTGATGTAATGGGCTCAGAATTAACTTTCATACTAAATATTGTCTGACAAATGCAAGATAATCAAATAGGGTCAAATTTACATTAGTTAGTTACTATCAAATCTACAAAGCCTGTCAAATCTATCTGAAATGCGAGTTACACTTCATGTTTAGAGTAAATTAGTGGAAATATTATTTACAAGATCTCCAAAGTTCAAGAAATAATAGTACCCTTTCCCTACAACAAAGGGATAACAATGATATGATgatattggggtgggggggggggagaaagaggggttGGCATTTAAAGGAAGCAAGTTCAAGTAAAAGGCAAACTTTTGTACGAGTATTACAAAATGTAGCAATTCTAATTTAAAATCTAGTGAAAATCTGCACAAGTTTCTCTCCCCATTGGGTTCTAGTTACTATGTGAGATGGAGTCAGTCAATATAACAAATCTGTTCTAGATAATTCTGCTGTTACTCCTTCAAAAGGTGCTGATCTGGGTCAGTTTTCTGAAACCCTTCCATCAtagagagggtagtggtggaggggtgttgttCTGACTGGAGCTCTTACTTGTGATACAaataatttggacaaaaatgtaagtGGGCTGATTGGCAAGTTCGCAGATAAACGAACATTGTCAgagatgtggatagtgaggaaggttgtcaaaaggttCAGCAgcatgtagatcagttggaaagctaCTTGACCTCACCTTCACTAATCTATTGTGGCATATGCATCTGTCCacaataaatgaagaaaaaactgcagatgctggcaatctgaaataaaaacagcaaacacTGGAAAAATCCAGCAgatcaggagcatctgtgggagactGTCCACAGATAATAGTGATAAAAGATGAAGTCCCAAGGACAACATTCATCCTGTGTGGCATTAATGCTGCACTGAAAACAAAGGAATTCAAAAACGTGCATCTGAGGACCTCAGCAACGTACATCAAAATGTGTAATCTCATGGCCTGGCATAGCCCTGATTTTATTGTTACGATCAGTCCAAGGGATCCATCCTGGTTCAATGAGTGCAGGACATGCCAAGAGCAGTTTTAGACACCCATCAAAATTATGTGCCAAGATCTGCAACACAGCAAGCTAAACTACAAAATACTGCATTTTAACGATAAAGCCAAGTGATCAACAGATCAAATTAAagctgatgaagagtctttgacctgaaacgttaactttttttcttcccacagaggtagcctgatgtgctgagtattcccagcatatttctgttttattttcagagttccagcatttgcagaatttttgaTTTTCTAATTTAAGCTCTGCAGTTCCACCACATCTAGTCATCAGAGATGACAGATAATTAAACAGGAAGGGGCAACTCCAAAGACATCCCTATCTACAATCACAATGAGGCCCAGCAAGTTACAGCCAAGGCTGAAGCAATCACAACCATGTTTGGCTGAAGTGCTGAGTGGACAATTCATTTTGGCTTCTTCCTCAGAACCCCATCATCACTGatgccaatcttcagccaatttatTTTAccccacatgatatcaagaaatggagCACTGGACACATCAAAGgccatgggaccagacaacatgcCAGTTGTAGTAATGATGACATGTACTCCAGAACCAGCTATGCCCTTAGTCAAGGTGTTCCAGTGCAGTTCCAAAACTGAAATCTATGTGACAATGTGGGCACTTGCTCAGGTATATCTTGTTCACAAAAAGTTgcacaaatccaatccagctaatgtGTCCAGTCAACTAGCAACCAGAATCTTATCAAGTTTCACTTATTCACAAAAAACTTGATCATCAATGAGCAGTgcaggttttgccaggaccacatAGCTCCAGACTTCATCCCAGCATGTGACTGAGTACGACATCAGAGGCCTGGTAAAAACTGACACCAATGGGATTCAAAGGGAATATACTTCAATGGTTGACAGTTGTGgctgttggagatcaatcatcccagccccaggacattactACAGGCATTCCTTGCAGCAGTTTCctaacccaaccatcttcagctgctttggtGGAGAGGTCagaaagtggggatgttcacagaCAAATGAACAATGTTCAATTTAATTTGCCTTCAGCAAAATAAGCGTCTACACTTGATTGTGGCAAGGTAGAGGCATTAATCCATCATGGATTGATATATGgaaataacatttgcaccactAAAATGCCAGGCCATGAGCATCTTCAACACAAGAGAGCATAATCATCTACCCTTCATAATCAATGGCAAGTAATTCATCTTCAGTCACCCCAAAGTTTTTCTACAAAGAGTGTGAcggaatattttccatttgtctcgaagagtgcagttccaacaacacaggctcaacaccatccaggataaataAGCCTTTTGATCGATGCCCCATTTaacccctaaacattcatttcttgATCACTGGTGCATTGTGGCTATAGTTTGTATTGACTACAATTACTTGTCCAGCTTACTCCTACAGTACCTCCCAAACATGTGACGTCCACCACTTTCAGGTTCCTTTCCAAGTTGCACAAGGatggtttggaaatatattgctgttgcttaatcatcactgggtctaaatcctggaaatttcTGCACATCTGAacaatgggagtaccttcatcgaAAACATTGTAGCAGATCAAGGcagtagctcaccaccatctttttcaagggcaattaggaataggcaattAATACTGGCTTTACAGGAGACAAATACTGGATAAATACAGAGAGAATTTGGCAATGAATTACCTTGCAGGAGCTTGACCAAGAATGAATAGAAATTCACCTCACAAACAAAATTGTGTCATGTGATAGGCAGTCTGAGGGCTTCTTTCACAACCATCAATTTTCAGAAGCATCAAGTTATACCAGTTACTATGTTGTAATTGTGACTTACGGCTTACTTCCCAGAACTGATTACAACAAATTAGAATCATCCAAAAGAACAAGAACATTACAAATGGGCATTTGAACTTGGCGATTTACATAATAGTTCTCTACCCACACCACTGTTACACTGTCAAGTTCTTATGGTGACTTTGATCTTTACTTAATATTTCTACTTACATGAGTAACCTTTGCAGAGAACTTCAATAGGCGTTGACATTTTCTTTTCACTAATGCGCTCATACTTCTGCCTTTTTGTTGCTGCCTTTAGGCCTTGCCAAGGCAATGACCCCAGGTTaaagtacatcaaaacatagcCCAAAGACTCCAAATCATCACGTCGGCTTTGCTCTGGAAAAGAAATGTTCACATCAGTTTGGGACACTattacacagaacacagaacaagcTAGTTTTTAAACAACGTCTGCACCAAAAATTTGTATTTACAAACTGAATTTTCTTGGAAAAGATTACAGTGCAAAGGCTTTGGAGTTACCTGAAATTTTAAGCCCAGTTCATCCTAAAATTTACTAAATATATAATTTGTCAGGCAGAAAAAAAGATATGTCTATATAGTGCTTTAACAAAGTTTTTGGACATTTTCAAAATGCTTCATATAAATTAATTGCTCAGAAGTGCAACGACAGCATtataagcaacaaaaaaaaaagcttgtcATGCTTCATAATTCTATAAGACCTTGCATCATGGTACAGCGAGATAAATCATCATTCTCTGCTGATTGGTAAAAAAAATGTAAGGATTTGAGATCTTGTTACCATTTAAACATGTGCATAACATGCAAAGAATAATTACCAGAAATCCAAGCATTTCTAATGCACAAGATAACGCAGGAACACTAATTTGCCTACCTATTCCCAAATGTGTATTTATCGAGGCATATCGAGCTGTTCCTGTAAGGTTCTTATTTTCACGATATGGTATATGTTGATGTGTTCGTGCATCCCGGTACTTTTTTGCTAGCCCAAAGTCAATAATGTAGACTAGGTTGCCTTTCTTTCCCAATCCCATTAGAAAGTTGTCTGGTTTCACATCACGATGGATGAAATTTTTTGAATGAATGTACTCAATTCTGCTGATCTAAATAAAGAGGAAAAGGAGATTTGTAAGAGAAATGTCAGAGAgccctccttttttaaaaaataaaattgaatcattaacccttgcatccaaccccttcctcataGCTGGGAAAATGGGGGAGTCCATCCTTCAAGCTCCTGCTTTGGCAATACAGGAAGACTCGTTGAATGGCACAGGACTAGTAATCTCTTCCATCCACCTTCCCCCAATCCCTCCTATCAACCAATCCTATAAAAGGCAATGtagggacaaaaaaaaattaactctggATTCCAGCTGGGAGTCAAAACCCCAATCATGCAGCTGTTGAAGTGAGCTATTGTTACAAAATTCCTAATCCAATGCCATTATTAATATAAACAGGAACTGTTTTAAACTGAAATTATTCACTTAGAAACCTATTTTTCAAGCTTCACACTTCCTCTACCCGATCCAAAATTTACAATAGTAAATTTTCCTCTTTATCACTTTATGCCTTCCCTAACCATGCTTCCCCAGTCATTTAGTTTGCTCATTTGCAGATAATGCTGCAATTATGTTGGTTTACCAGCAGACTACAACAGTACAATGAAATGCAAAAGTTGAAAACACAAACAGAGCTGCCAGTATGACCCTTCTGAATTTTGAAACCAACTAATAGAAGTTCCTGCACTGTTAATTTTTGATGTTTGGAGAGCACAGCTGGAAGTGTCTGCTTTTTCATGACAATGGACCTCAAACCGTGCGTCTTTAACGTACATGGGAATCAGACTGGTATTGGACTCCCCAGAAATCCTGGCACTTCTGCATCAATGTTTACCCAAAACCATTTGCATTGATGCAAAAAGTGGTAACATAACTACACCTGTGCAGTCAATCAAGAGCCAGATGGGGTTCTTGGAGAGGAGTTCTTCCATCCTTGCTCCTTTTCTGGTCGAGAAGCAACCTAGCTTCCACTTAGCACTTTTCCACAGCTGAAACCAGGAACACAGATGGGAAACAGCAATCACAAACCCATCTTTTACCACTTGAAGCCCTACAGCACTACATTGTTTTTCACAAATCTTTTCACTCAATATATATTGACAGTTGCTGGAAAGAAAAATGTGTATTATATTGAAAATGGATgcaaactgggaaggagaaaaagaTTGCTTTTAGCCCTTTGTTGTCAATTCCACAAACATTCACACAAAAGCTACAAACAAAATTATTTCTTACCATCTGATCAGCAAGGAGAAGGACTGTCTTAAGGCTGAATTTACGAGAACAGAAGTTAAAGAGATCCTCAAGACTTGGTCCAAGCAGTTCCATCACCATCACATTGTAatctccctcagcaccacaccacttgatggtggggatcccaACTATATAAGAAATAAATTTGAGTATAAAGAAAGCACAAAGAACTGTAATCCTGCATTCTTATTAACTTCAAAGAAATTAGTTTTTAAGTAAGGCTAAGGTTTGATTTTATTATTTGGCCATGAACATAGAAATCTGGCTCAATATTACAACTGTTTCAAAGTTTATTGAATTTTCAGGTAGTTATAGATagcaatattcaatacagttcaAAACTATGTTTACTTAGTTATTACTTTATTAGTTTTCTTGATTTCTGTTAACCAAATGATCCAAGTTAGGAtgtaaaaaaagaaactgcttaAAATTCAAACTACTGATTCCACCTTATTTGATAATTCAGCAAAAATGAAGGGAAAACTTAGACTCCAAGCACCAAATTGAACCAATGGCATTTTGCAACAATTAGTTAACAATTTATTACTACATTCTCTGATACAAGCTAACAGACACAGCTTTGCTCAGAGGTTGTGGTTGGGCATGCAGGAAATACTAGCATTTGTATGCTGCTTTTCATCACCTCAACGTATTCCAAAGAGCATCAAGGCTGATAAAAGGTTTTTCCAAAAGAGAGGCATTCTagtaatgtaagaaatgcaggAGCTaaatgtacagcaagatcccagaacgTGATGTTGACTAGATGTTTTAGTCACTTGATTAGGGGAAAAACACGAATAACTCCACACTCTTAAAAATAGTTgtgtaggattttttttaaaaagtctccaATTGCATAGCACTCTTTCACTATCACATGGAAGTGACAACTTAAATTTAGTGCTCAAGTTTCTGCTTGGGACATGAATCCACATCTTTTGCTCAGAGGCAAGAGCATTTCCAATCAGGCACAGTTGAAactgatggcatgcaaatcaatgTTCTAAAATGGCTAGAATTTTTGTTGATTGTGTTTTTGTTGAATTTTTGTTTGTTGATAGTGCCACCTACTGTCAGACAAAAGCATTGAAGTATCAAGGGAAATGGCAGCCCCACATCCTGCAAGAACTAGCTAGAAAATAAATTTGCAAAAGCTTTCTAATATAACCAAAGACAAAATTATCTGTAGCTTCTTAAAATAAGATGGAGGAAACCAGCTCTTCAACATTCAATTTTTTGAAAACTCCGGctagttttaattttaaaccgTTGCTGGATCACTTCAAACATGATCTGCCATTTGCTTGTTACATCATCAATTTACAGGGTTCTAAATACATCACACAGGAGAAAGAAAATAGTCAGTTTGATATAGAATCATGATTCAACATTTAACCTTCTCACAATCCAACCTAACCCTTTGCACAAGATTCAAATTGGTTccaaaagtggttaaaaaagaGGGGCAGTATTTACTCAATTTCTAAAGTCCACAAACACTTTCTCATACACTTTTGCAGCCCAAACGGTGTGTTTGTCCAAGAAAcctaattattttgtttaaatatagTTCTTAACTTCACTggataaaataaaatcttttgtGTGTAGAAGAAGGGTATTAAGGCACAACAAAATGTTAAACTAGTGCCACTTGTTTTGACCTAGCTCACTGTATTAAAAGGCAATTTTAACAATTGACAGAAGAACAGGAAAAACTTCCAGATAAATTTACATTGGTACGTATAACAAATTAAAATGTACAGACACACTTCTGAAAGCATTTATGACAATTTTAAATTTTTGATCACAAGGATCCATACTACAGTTTAGGAAAGCAAGATGAAAAGGACTCATTCTTAAAATTCTGCCTAGAATACTCATTTTCTAGGGAGACTGGTTTTAAACAGTTTTTATATTGTAGGAAGACCTGTGCTAGTGGTGTCAACTTCTGACATCTAGACCTTGTACACTAGGCCGCAGTCAGTCAGTCAACTTGGAAGTGAAATGAAcaattgaaaagaaataaacCTAGCAAAAAATTTTCCACAGTATAACTTGTTTAAAGTATTGAAATAACAAGGGAGTATTAGTTAAAAATTTGCTTAACCTTAGAGAAAACCATTaaccaagaaataaaaacaaagttgcaCTCATTTATTTGCACCTTGTTTAACCGCAATCCCTATCCTAAACTCAACCGCAACTGAAGTCCAGTCTTTTCCTAAGTTTATTGCTGTTAAACTTCTAAATATTCAAATTTATAGTGTACATGCATTTATAAATAACATTTATATTATCCAACATTAATCGGCTGCTAAAATTTTGCCACATTTTCAAGTCATTAGATTCACATCAAATGAACAAACACATTGAATTTTTCTTAAAAACTTGTTCTTATGTTATTTAAAAAGAGCTGTGTCTAACAATAACAGATGGAGTTTATGATACAAAGTTTGCAGCCATAAATGTTAATTGCTTTGTATTATATTCGGTTATCTTATGCACAACCTGCTCAAGCACAGCAGAGTATTCGGGCAAGGTTCActaaaggaagaacacaattcgaacagAGGAAACATAAATCTTCCACTTCCAGTGGGAGTGTTACACCACTTATTTTTCACAATTGCAAGCTGCAAGCCTGGCTTATTAAACAGCAACAAAACTATAAAAGACAATAACTGGGCTCTCCTCCCTGATCACGAATTCAGCATGATTACCCTACTCAAACTCACTACAGAAATTCATCCATGAACAACAGCCAGTGAACAATACTCAAAAACACTGGGTTACCAAGCAACAATACCCTAGCAAAGACTTCCGTGTAGCAGAAGAATATAAGAGAATAATCAGTGATAAATACTTGGTGCAAATGTTTCTGAGATAACTACAACCCAATACCAGATTAGCTGCTACAGATACACAGTTGCTTCCTTATGAAACTTTTTCATCTGAAAACAAGATGTCAATATCAAAGAATAAACAGTGATAATACCCCATTTATACTCTAACACAGCAAAAAATCTGGGTAAgctatttccttctctgaaataTTACAACCTGTTGATTAATCAGGTAAAATATAAAGAGCCTCATCCAGGTGATCAATTTTAGATTTAAGTGCTGTAGAATTTGGCATTCAAAAGGGGCAGGAGAATGCGACTATGAAAGAGGATCCAGAAGGCAATGCTGCAGGTACATCAGCCCTTGCACTcaaccaacaatttttttttacaacatgtGGACCTAAGACACTACAGTGTGGACATACATTCAGGCTGGGAATGAAAAAGAACATAATGGCAGTCGATACTGTTGTCAACAGTTGTGACCCAAGATGTACTGAACACATTTGCAACTTTGTGTACGGCATTCTTCTGTATTCACTGTGATAGCTAATCTAACATTCTTCTTCATTTATCTGATCAAATTTATTAACAAAGTCCTGCACAATCTGGAGCTAAGGATCAAAATCCTGTATGCAGTTAATTGGGCCACTGCAACAAAGCAGTTATGCTTGTATAGGCAGATGGTAAGCAGGCAAGTTGGGAGCTGGTAAAAGGAAAAAGTAACAAAATTACTTTTCACCATGAAATGGTTTCCTTTCAAGCATTTGTTATTGTAACTATCTTGCAGTGTGGCCATTTGAAGCACGAGCAAATTTAATACAACCACATAACTGAATGTAGAGAATGTAGAAAGTGAAGAAAACCCTTACCTCCTCCTTGCATCATTTTGTAGATCTTGCTCTCAATGTGCAACTGTGGGTGTTTGGTTTTCACACATTCCAGCTTGATGGCTACCTCCTCTCCTGCAGCAATGTCAGTTCCTGTAAGAAACAAACAAATCCTGACTTACATCAATGAAAGGCTTATACAGATCTCAGTAAGGAACACCACCATGAAGTCATAGTTGCTACCTTGAAGACAAGAGCATGTCCTCGATATAGCAGTGTGAAGCAACTTGCTAATGCAACACACTTGTCTTGAAGAGTTAACCAACTAATACAACAAATTTATCACTAAGGAACTCAAATCATCAGAAACTTGCAAAATGTAATCGGTTGTCCAAATGGAATTAGAGACCATCAAAATCCATAGCTCCATTGTTAGCTGACTACAAAGCAGATACACAACTTGGGCAGCAAATGTGATGAATATAGACAGTGATTCCCTATGTTTCTGTGTAGGGACTGCAGTACTTTCACTATTTACATAAACAGAGCTTATCCTACCTCAAGtcaaatgagagggggaaaaaagcatttggtaaaaacagaaaaagtaatAAACTATTTGTGAAGCAGTTGTAAAGCAATGAACTACAAACAGGGGAACTTCATCAATTTCCCAAAACCAGAAATTTCCCAGCATTTCACATTTCAGTTGCTTAGCTATTCCTGAATAAGTCCAGCAAAATCATTACTAGAAGTTCTCGTCTTCTAAATGGTCTTCCATGGTGTGATTCTGGAGGGTCATTTGTCactgggttatgaatgcctgacttatggatacccctacatatgaataagctcccataatattaacaaattcaaaagtcttatgtacatacattcattcttATGTACTTATGAACtagtttcccccctctctctctacttttggcaattattctttcttatcaggtctcacgtgcttttgatgccattcattacaatactgtggacgtatggttaccatatcaaatgatttttgtgcattttccaacttaaggacaaaattgacttatagacgtctgtaaaaacagaacccattcaatATCTGGGGATGGTCTGTAAGTGGTCATTGTTAACGAAGGCACAAAATATTCCTGCGAGAGATCCCCAGAAAAGTATCCTTGATCTAATTATCAATTGTTTCTGCTAATTAACTGGCCTGATGCTGTGCCATTGTAATTCAAGTGGCAAGTTCCATTCCAATTTCTTCAATGATGCAGCATGCCTTGCCAGCTACAGTACACAGTGTCAATTAGTGACATTTTCACT
This region includes:
- the LOC127579784 gene encoding casein kinase I isoform X2, whose protein sequence is MELRVGNRYRLGRKIGSGSFGDIYLGTDIAAGEEVAIKLECVKTKHPQLHIESKIYKMMQGGVGIPTIKWCGAEGDYNVMVMELLGPSLEDLFNFCSRKFSLKTVLLLADQMISRIEYIHSKNFIHRDVKPDNFLMGLGKKGNLVYIIDFGLAKKYRDARTHQHIPYRENKNLTGTARYASINTHLGIEQSRRDDLESLGYVLMYFNLGSLPWQGLKAATKRQKYERISEKKMSTPIEVLCKGYSSEFATYLNFCRSLRFDDKPDYSYLRQLFRNLFHRQGFSYDYVFDWNMLKFGANRAADEDRERREREERMRHSRNPAARGLPSTASGRLRGNQEVAPQTPLTPTSHTANTSPRPVSGMERERKVSMRLHRGAAVNVSSTDLTGRQDTSRMSTSQNSLPFEHHGM
- the LOC127579784 gene encoding casein kinase I isoform X3, giving the protein MELRVGNRYRLGRKIGSGSFGDIYLGTDIAAGEEVAIKLECVKTKHPQLHIESKIYKMMQGGVGIPTIKWCGAEGDYNVMVMELLGPSLEDLFNFCSRKFSLKTVLLLADQMISRIEYIHSKNFIHRDVKPDNFLMGLGKKGNLVYIIDFGLAKKYRDARTHQHIPYRENKNLTGTARYASINTHLGIEQSRRDDLESLGYVLMYFNLGSLPWQGLKAATKRQKYERISEKKMSTPIEVLCKGYSSEFATYLNFCRSLRFDDKPDYSYLRQLFRNLFHRQGFSYDYVFDWNMLKFGANRAADEDRERREREERMRHSRNPAARGLPSTASGRLRGNQEVAPQTPLTPTSHTANTSPRPVSGMERERKVSMRLHRGAAVNVSSTDLTGRQDTSRMSTSQVLHL
- the LOC127579784 gene encoding casein kinase I isoform X1, which codes for MELRVGNRYRLGRKIGSGSFGDIYLGTDIAAGEEVAIKLECVKTKHPQLHIESKIYKMMQGGVGIPTIKWCGAEGDYNVMVMELLGPSLEDLFNFCSRKFSLKTVLLLADQMISRIEYIHSKNFIHRDVKPDNFLMGLGKKGNLVYIIDFGLAKKYRDARTHQHIPYRENKNLTGTARYASINTHLGIEQSRRDDLESLGYVLMYFNLGSLPWQGLKAATKRQKYERISEKKMSTPIEVLCKGYSSEFATYLNFCRSLRFDDKPDYSYLRQLFRNLFHRQGFSYDYVFDWNMLKFGANRAADEDRERREREERMRHSRNPAARGLPSTASGRLRGNQEVAPQTPLTPTSHTANTSPRPVSGMERERKVSMRLHRGAAVNVSSTDLTGRQDTSRMSTSQIPARVTSSGIHSAVPR